A stretch of DNA from Schizosaccharomyces osmophilus chromosome 2, complete sequence:
CGATCGGttgtttgcattttttcGGACATAATAGTACCTGGTTTTAAATGTTTGTTTGAAGCAAAACGGGTTATATAAGGGcttcaattcatttcaattcCATTAAGCTCGTCCATTGCCTGGATTTATTTTGACCAGAATTCATGAATTTGCATTGATTGCCAAGAAAGTTTTCTTGATAGGACCAACTTAGTGTATGCTCTATTAACACTGCAAAAACTCAGTTTAGATATACATagatttatttatttacgtTAGGATATGGATCAAGAATTGTTAGCCGCAATTGACGATCCCAATACGTTCTCGTACGGGTCCCTGTGGCAGGAATGTCAAGCATCTCAAGGTAGTGTGTCTCCGGCAGTATGCCAACTATTGAATATTTTCTACCAAGGATCAATTCAAGATAGTTCAGTCGATTGGAGTCAGGAACGATTAGACAAGCTGCGACTTTTGTCACTAGTAGATGCTGCAGTACGGCACACGGGTTCTAGCATTTCCTATGAGGATCTGTGGAAACAATTAAAATTAGACGATCCACTTcttccaaaggaaaaggatgtCATACTTGAACAATACTTGATTCAAGCAATGATGAAACGAATCCTTGTTGGAAAACTTAATTCTCAGTCTCGCACCCTCCATGTGTCATGGGCCATGGAGCGTAGTTTGAATGATACCCGAATTCAAGAAATGAAGGATACTCTCTCAAAGTTTACACAACGTTGCTCAAAAGCCTTCCCGAAAACCGACGCCGATCCTCCATTGACCAAGTCTTATAAACGTACGAGCCGACTGTCCAGTAATGATGGCTTCGATCAGTACGTTTCGGACAAACGCGCACGAGCTGACGATAGTCCCATGGAAGGGTAAACGCTACTTTATGGTTTCAAAATGTCCTCCTTTTTCATGTTATTGTACTCGTGGTAGATGCTGCATCAAAGACTCTTTCCTTGTGTACTCGTTCCATTGGAAGAAATAGTTCTTTTGATTGCAGAAGATGTAGTTTACTGGCATGAAACAAACTCTTGTATTCACatttcttgattttcaatttctagTATTCTAACTCAATAATTCTTGAGAACTCCATGGCTAAAACCACCAACTTGAATCTAAATGCTTTATTTACTTAGTTTAATTCTTGcatttttgcattttcgACGATTTCTACACCTTTCATAAACGACCctaaaagaataataaaataaacataaacataaaataaaagtctTAAagttattacaaaaagtataaCAACGCTCTCCATGTTCAAGTTGTAGTGACTTTTAAAATCCTTTCTTCTCGGATAACCCACTTCTCGGTACGCTCTTACCTTAATGCacttcttttgatataCTCTGATATACAAGATAAGCCCTAATGCATAGTTCTTCCATTCCTGATTAGgatttgtttataaataCCGTCTACAGcttatttcaatttcatttttactcttctttcttgtgGGGTATTTGTTGAATTGTTACGACAGAATGCAACCAAGAGAATTACACAAGTTACTCCTTCATCAGTTGGGTTCTTTGGCTCAAAAAAGACTTTGCCGTGGTGTTAGACTAAATAAGTTAGAAGCAAATTCGCTAATTGCTTCTCAAATCCAAGAGTATGTTCGCGATGGGACTCATTCTGTTGCTGAACTGATGAGTATTGGTAAGAACATGCTAGGGAAACGCCATGTTCAACCAGAAGTAACTCATTTATTACACGAACTTATGGTCGAAGCTACGTTTCCTGATGGAACTTACTTGGTAACCATCCATGACCCTGTGTGTACTCCAGACGGTAATCTGGAAATCGCTTTGTACGGTAGTTTTCTCCCCATCCCGGCGCCAGAATTGTTCCCTCACGTAGACGAAAGCTTATATGCGCCCAAAAATGTTCCTGGCTACGTAGAAGtagaagaaggagaaatCGAACTTTTACCTACCTTGCCTCGTATATCTTTGCAAGTAACGAATTACGGGGATCGTCCCATTCAGGTTGGCTCTCATTATCATTTTCTCgaaacaaacgaaaagtTATGTTTCGACCGTGCAAAGGCCTATGGCAAAAGATTGGATGTACCCTCAGGGACTGCCATTCGTTTTGAGCCTGGAGTCACAAAAGTAGTTCATTTAATTCCCATTGGCGGTAAACAAGTCATTCATGGAGGGAATTCTCTTTCTAAGGGTCCATTCCATCAATCGCTAGTTCCTGAAATCCTAAAGAATCTGGTTAGCCAAGGATTCATGCATAAAACCGAAGTACCAGGCCATGGCAATCTTGAACATATCCAACCGTATCGGATTCCCCGTGAAATGTACGCGACCATGTATGGACCCACAACCGGCGACAAGGTTCGTTTAGGTGATACTTCTTTGGTTGTCAAAGTGGAAAAGGACTTCACAGAATACGGCAACGAAGCCGTCTTCGGCGGAGGTAAAGTTATTCGTGATGGAACCGGACAAGCGACTGGAAGATCGATGAATGAATCTCTCGACACAGTCATAACTAACGCCTTAATTGTTGATTATACTGGTATCTTCAAGGCTGATATTGGTATCAAAAACGGCTTCATTGTGGGTATCGGTAAATCCGGTAATCCTGATACTATGGACAGTATCACAGATAACATGGTTGTGGGCTCGTCTACCGATGTTATTTCTGCTGAGAATAAAATCGTTACTTTCGGAGGTATGGATAGTCATGTTCACTTCATTTGTCCTCAGcaaattgaagaagctcTAGCATCAGGAATTACAACCATGTATGGTGGTGGAACTGGGCCTAGCACAGCAAGTAATGCTACAACTTGCACTCCCAATGCGGACCTTATAAAATCCATGTTTAGAGCTACAGACTCTTATCCGATGAACATTGGTCTTACAGGGAAGGGAAATGATAGTGGCCATTCTTCCCTTCGTTCCCAAATTGAAGCTGGATGTAGCGGTATGAAGCTTCACGAAGATTGGGGCTCCACTCCCGCTACCATAGATTCTTGTTTAACTGTTTGTGATGAGTATGACGTTCAATGTTTAATTCACACGGATACATTGAATGAATCTTCCTTTGTTGAGGGAACTTTTAAGGCCTTCAAAGGTCGCACCATACACACTTATCACGTTGAAGGAGCTGGAGGCGGACATGCTCCGGATATTATTTCGCTTGTACAGAATCCCAATATTTTACCTTCAAGTACAAATCCTACGCGACCTTATACTAAAAATACTTTAGACGAAGAACTTGATATGTTAATGGTTTGTCACCATCTGTCGAAAAACGTTCCTGAAGATGTGGCATTCGCTGAGTCTCGTATTCGCGCCGAGACAATTGCAGCTGAGGATGTTTTGCAAGATTTGGGTGCTATCAGTATGATTAGTTCTGATTCTCAAGCCATGGGTCGCTGCGGTGAAGTTATTTTGAGGACCTGGAAGACGGctcataaaaacaaaacacaaCGAGGATACTTACCAGAAGATGATGGAACTGGGGTAGACAACTTTCGTGTCAAGCGTTATGTTGCCAAATACACAATCAATCCGGCTATTAGCCACGGGATTTCACATATTGTTGGATCTGTAGAGGTAGGTAAATTTGCCGATTTGGTTTTATGGGATTTTGCGGACTTTGGTGCCAGGCCTTGTATGGTGCTTAAAGGAGGTATGATTGCAATGGCAATGATGGGAGATCCTAATGGATCAATTCCGACTGTTTCTCCTATTCTTTCCTGGGAAATGTTTGGCGCAAAAGCTCCTGAAAGAAGTATTGCATTTGCATCGAATTACGCTTTGTCAAATGGTATCATGAGCAAATATGAACTTCGTAAACGGGTGGAAGCAGTGAAAGGAACAAGAGATATCGGGAAAAAGGATATGGCTTTAAACGGTTATATGCCCAAGATGACTGTAGATCCGGAATCATACACAGTAACTGCAGACGATGCCATTATGGAATGTGACCCTGCCGATACGCTTCCTTTGTCTCAAGGGTATTTCATGTTTTGAGGGATTCATCCGCATATATGGATGGGAGTTTGAATAATGCAAAGAACAATTTAATGAACGAGTTAAGCAAGGATTAATATTAGACTTCTATTTACGATTATTCATAGTCTAGAGAGAATATCATAGTACAGCCTGTATATTTACACCTTTGCTAAAAGCAGTTTTCGCATTAAAAAAACTCcagaaatgaaaatgaactAAAAAACTTAATGTTTGTTTCACGATTGCATTGGTGAACAGGTGGGTTCGTTTAAAAATGCGACTCTACCACTAACCCACATGTCTTAGCTCAATGTTGCTCTAAATGAATAGAAAAGTCaatcttttattattcttaTTCAATCTTTTACAAACAGTAGGAAAATAATATGAAGTTACTCCAATCACTTGGTCGTTTCAAATACTTTCTTCGATCTCTGGCAAAGTCATCGCTATGGTTTCTTCTGCTGATCACGATGGAGGCAGTCATCAATCtatgtttttcttcctatACATTTGGACAGTATTATCATTTTGCTGAGAGAATTGAAATTGTTAATGAGGCTGTAACGTCCATGCTTGTTGTGATCCTTTTAGGATCGCTCTATCTACTGTATGCCGGTTGGGAAGCTGTTTTACAGAAAAACGTTGTTGCCGtatgttatttatttctcGGCTATCATCTCTAACCAATTGATTAGACCAGTGCTGTTTTACTATTTCACGTTtcgttctttatttattccaTCATTCAATATGTGCAACTAGGATTTTGCTTACGCTATGCGCATTGGATTTTCAGTAAATCCAGATTTCTACCTTTCCGTCAGATCAACTTGTATACCTCGTTTAGCAAGTACGAGTCTGTATTCAACAATTCAACATTTACGTTTTACAATTTGCAAGCCTT
This window harbors:
- the csn71 gene encoding COP9/signalosome complex subunit 7a yields the protein MDQELLAAIDDPNTFSYGSLWQECQASQGSVSPAVCQLLNIFYQGSIQDSSVDWSQERLDKLRLLSLVDAAVRHTGSSISYEDLWKQLKLDDPLLPKEKDVILEQYLIQAMMKRILVGKLNSQSRTLHVSWAMERSLNDTRIQEMKDTLSKFTQRCSKAFPKTDADPPLTKSYKRTSRLSSNDGFDQYVSDKRARADDSPMEG
- the ure2 gene encoding nickel-dependent urease Ure2, whose amino-acid sequence is MQPRELHKLLLHQLGSLAQKRLCRGVRLNKLEANSLIASQIQEYVRDGTHSVAELMSIGKNMLGKRHVQPEVTHLLHELMVEATFPDGTYLVTIHDPVCTPDGNLEIALYGSFLPIPAPELFPHVDESLYAPKNVPGYVEVEEGEIELLPTLPRISLQVTNYGDRPIQVGSHYHFLETNEKLCFDRAKAYGKRLDVPSGTAIRFEPGVTKVVHLIPIGGKQVIHGGNSLSKGPFHQSLVPEILKNLVSQGFMHKTEVPGHGNLEHIQPYRIPREMYATMYGPTTGDKVRLGDTSLVVKVEKDFTEYGNEAVFGGGKVIRDGTGQATGRSMNESLDTVITNALIVDYTGIFKADIGIKNGFIVGIGKSGNPDTMDSITDNMVVGSSTDVISAENKIVTFGGMDSHVHFICPQQIEEALASGITTMYGGGTGPSTASNATTCTPNADLIKSMFRATDSYPMNIGLTGKGNDSGHSSLRSQIEAGCSGMKLHEDWGSTPATIDSCLTVCDEYDVQCLIHTDTLNESSFVEGTFKAFKGRTIHTYHVEGAGGGHAPDIISLVQNPNILPSSTNPTRPYTKNTLDEELDMLMVCHHLSKNVPEDVAFAESRIRAETIAAEDVLQDLGAISMISSDSQAMGRCGEVILRTWKTAHKNKTQRGYLPEDDGTGVDNFRVKRYVAKYTINPAISHGISHIVGSVEVGKFADLVLWDFADFGARPCMVLKGGMIAMAMMGDPNGSIPTVSPILSWEMFGAKAPERSIAFASNYALSNGIMSKYELRKRVEAVKGTRDIGKKDMALNGYMPKMTVDPESYTVTADDAIMECDPADTLPLSQGYFMF